From Methanocalculus natronophilus, one genomic window encodes:
- a CDS encoding EF-Tu/IF-2/RF-3 family GTPase, translating into MGNLTVAALAPPDILREIGKKGTVSDITIYDLKRNQHTVTLVAPSRYPEKISSLFFSVSLAQAALLVIDEITPRLGECILMLDAAGIQKGIIVLRNYLGRDQVEPLLRGTVLEGYQYCEENWIGIKEHFLELASGVPSEKPQKGEAPNGTMAIDHHFNVKGIGTVVLGQVVSGCLRKHDQLTVLPDELTATLRSIQKHDDDYEYAVLHDRVGFALKNIEADQLDRGFVLSTDPALSSTTEIDADLGLVQYWQTPIREGMVLYCGHWMQFVSGKVTGVMEAADRGSQHIALRLDKPLIYYPGDRAIIHYLEGGRLRVVGTLAL; encoded by the coding sequence ATGGGAAACCTTACTGTTGCCGCACTTGCTCCACCTGATATTCTTCGTGAGATCGGAAAGAAAGGGACTGTATCAGATATTACGATATATGATCTGAAACGAAACCAGCATACCGTCACCCTGGTTGCACCATCCCGCTACCCTGAGAAGATATCTTCTCTCTTCTTCTCTGTCTCACTGGCACAGGCTGCACTTCTTGTCATCGATGAGATAACCCCCCGGCTTGGGGAGTGTATTCTGATGCTTGATGCTGCCGGGATTCAAAAGGGGATAATCGTGCTCAGGAACTATCTTGGCCGCGACCAGGTTGAACCGCTCCTTCGGGGAACGGTACTGGAAGGATACCAGTACTGTGAAGAGAACTGGATCGGAATCAAGGAACATTTTCTTGAACTGGCATCAGGAGTGCCATCTGAGAAGCCGCAGAAAGGTGAGGCTCCAAACGGCACAATGGCAATCGATCATCATTTCAATGTCAAGGGAATTGGAACGGTTGTCCTTGGACAGGTTGTCTCTGGCTGTCTCCGGAAACACGATCAGCTGACGGTTCTCCCTGATGAACTGACGGCAACACTCCGGTCCATCCAGAAACATGATGATGACTATGAGTATGCGGTTCTCCATGACCGGGTCGGCTTTGCCCTGAAGAATATAGAGGCTGATCAGCTTGACCGGGGTTTTGTCCTCTCAACTGATCCGGCTCTCTCCAGTACAACTGAGATTGACGCTGACCTTGGGCTTGTGCAGTACTGGCAGACACCAATCAGGGAAGGTATGGTTCTCTACTGCGGCCACTGGATGCAGTTTGTAAGCGGTAAGGTGACAGGGGTTATGGAAGCAGCTGATCGTGGCAGCCAGCATATTGCCCTCAGGCTGGATAAGCCACTCATCTATTATCCCGGTGATAGAGCGATCATCCATTACCTGGAAGGAGGCAGGCTCCGTGTTGTCGGAACCCTCGCCCTCTGA
- a CDS encoding 2,5-diamino-6-(ribosylamino)-4(3H)-pyrimidinone 5'-phosphate reductase: protein MRPYVIINAAMSADGKISTRERRQVRISGQEDFARVDRMRADVDAILVGIGTVRSDDPSLTVKSPALREDRRRRGRDENPVRIVIDSRGETQPTADILNKGEGKRLIAVTSAADQNRVRELSRHAEIISCGDDTVDLTCLLRELQVRGINTLMVEGGGSVIWSFISQGLFDELNVYLGAMIIGGSTSPTLADGEGFIDESQFPGLVLDDVQRMDDGLLIRWKKKV, encoded by the coding sequence ATGCGACCATACGTCATCATCAATGCCGCAATGAGTGCCGATGGAAAAATATCAACCCGGGAACGGAGACAGGTCAGAATATCCGGACAGGAGGACTTTGCCCGTGTTGACAGGATGCGTGCGGATGTGGATGCAATTCTTGTCGGTATCGGGACAGTGCGATCAGATGATCCGTCGTTAACCGTCAAATCTCCCGCCCTCAGGGAGGATCGGAGAAGGCGTGGAAGAGATGAGAACCCGGTGAGGATCGTCATCGATTCACGGGGGGAGACACAACCCACTGCAGACATTCTCAACAAAGGTGAGGGGAAGCGGCTGATTGCAGTCACATCCGCTGCAGACCAAAACAGAGTACGGGAGCTCTCAAGGCACGCTGAGATCATCTCGTGCGGCGATGATACAGTTGATCTCACCTGCCTCCTCAGAGAACTGCAGGTGCGCGGGATCAACACACTGATGGTCGAGGGTGGCGGAAGCGTGATATGGTCGTTTATCAGCCAGGGGCTCTTTGATGAACTTAACGTCTACCTGGGCGCAATGATCATCGGCGGCAGTACTTCCCCGACGTTAGCAGATGGAGAAGGATTTATTGACGAGTCCCAATTCCCCGGGCTTGTCCTTGATGATGTCCAGCGGATGGATGATGGCCTCCTCATCAGGTGGAAGAAAAAAGTGTGA
- a CDS encoding ATP-binding response regulator: MAVKQILIVEDDPLIVQMLTVMLRKLGYGVAGVAASADEAVMQAIESNPDLVLMDIGLEGRADGISAATVIFQFFSIPIVFCTAHYSSDVLARAKAAQPFGYVTKPFTDRELFSAIEIAINSYENSQYRSGNDNRKFKELLHLDQGVLFLDPRGRVLFMNPYAEHILGLAHKKAFFHPIDKIVSFKMASLTTKQYDTLWEAIRESVVIGTGHDIIIQNRAGKRKAVHMKVLLRKNIRKDIIGYILKLEENIGKTRQIRK, translated from the coding sequence ATGGCTGTTAAGCAGATACTGATTGTTGAAGACGACCCCCTGATTGTACAGATGCTCACTGTCATGCTCAGAAAACTCGGGTATGGGGTGGCCGGGGTTGCGGCTTCTGCTGATGAGGCGGTCATGCAGGCGATTGAATCCAATCCTGATCTTGTACTGATGGATATCGGACTCGAGGGCAGGGCAGATGGCATCTCGGCAGCAACAGTCATTTTCCAGTTCTTCTCAATACCTATCGTATTCTGCACAGCTCATTACAGCAGTGATGTCCTGGCACGGGCAAAAGCAGCACAGCCGTTTGGGTATGTGACCAAACCATTTACCGATCGTGAACTCTTCAGTGCGATCGAGATAGCAATCAACTCCTATGAGAACTCCCAGTACCGTTCCGGAAACGATAACCGGAAATTCAAGGAACTTCTTCATCTTGACCAGGGTGTGTTGTTTCTCGACCCACGCGGCCGCGTCCTCTTCATGAACCCCTATGCCGAACATATCCTTGGACTGGCTCATAAAAAGGCGTTTTTCCACCCAATCGATAAAATCGTCAGTTTTAAGATGGCTTCACTAACGACGAAACAATATGATACCCTGTGGGAAGCCATCCGGGAGAGTGTCGTCATCGGAACAGGCCATGACATCATTATCCAGAACAGGGCAGGAAAGAGGAAGGCAGTTCATATGAAAGTCCTGCTGAGAAAGAATATCCGAAAAGATATCATCGGCTATATCCTGAAACTGGAAGAAAATATAGGCAAAACCCGGCAGATCAGAAAGTAG
- a CDS encoding DUF2193 domain-containing protein, translating into MTKLYRKIIAEAMAAQRADVETIKQKRGTQFTLSDVEPYVEAVKKMMPIEGQSEAVINLHKTSVVSHFNALNGLTKTIRPEDDPFVEHYQTPVVLEILSDEDKSFAKSMDAFVSRIGKSEALIGRESARRYAGFYGPTCVVDFALIPGSTSAVVNQILKKTDIPEAHKKTILAAKSWGMNTSYGVGEVFATQIEEGDTLADASAKEVKQIQEIYKNPVKAQAELMDGAGHTSFDVRKYMDKYREHITPAVKAAIDDGVHYGNIVTIPAYCVGDIAHHIAQSTFNMCKDDVIMATIDAVTGVMEKTLDAGVDTMKSEFDILSVATGASACATEYILELDGFNAPMIVDLLTKRFHNLVQLNPTRGAAAELHNCDFMDMLYRGWKILDRARRGTAGSGEKLVPKVAGCEIDLSPIHENEVLMNPQWYAYPACAITVRASALMRLSDYPCLLTSEPVTATMMTNIIALNKEWAAAPVRACKDCAAACLVDFRHQYCEYKDAV; encoded by the coding sequence ATGACAAAACTCTATCGAAAAATTATCGCTGAGGCGATGGCTGCCCAACGGGCAGATGTTGAGACCATTAAGCAGAAGCGGGGGACGCAGTTCACCCTGTCAGATGTTGAGCCCTATGTGGAGGCTGTGAAGAAGATGATGCCCATTGAAGGGCAGAGTGAAGCAGTCATTAATCTCCACAAGACATCGGTTGTATCCCATTTCAACGCCTTAAATGGACTTACAAAGACTATACGCCCGGAAGACGACCCGTTTGTTGAGCATTACCAGACACCGGTTGTGCTTGAGATCCTCTCTGACGAGGACAAATCATTTGCCAAGAGCATGGATGCCTTTGTCAGCCGGATTGGCAAGTCTGAGGCGCTCATCGGGCGTGAATCTGCACGCCGCTATGCAGGATTCTACGGACCAACCTGTGTGGTCGACTTTGCGCTGATCCCGGGGAGCACAAGTGCCGTTGTGAACCAGATCCTGAAAAAGACAGATATTCCTGAAGCTCACAAAAAAACAATACTGGCAGCAAAATCCTGGGGAATGAACACATCATATGGTGTCGGGGAAGTCTTTGCCACACAGATCGAGGAAGGCGACACCCTTGCTGATGCAAGCGCAAAAGAGGTGAAACAGATCCAGGAGATCTATAAGAATCCAGTGAAAGCCCAGGCTGAGCTGATGGATGGCGCCGGCCACACCTCATTTGATGTCAGGAAATACATGGACAAGTACCGGGAGCATATCACCCCTGCAGTGAAGGCAGCAATTGATGATGGCGTCCATTATGGGAATATCGTCACAATCCCCGCATACTGTGTCGGAGATATTGCCCACCATATCGCACAGTCCACATTCAACATGTGCAAGGATGACGTGATCATGGCAACCATTGACGCAGTCACCGGTGTGATGGAGAAGACGCTGGATGCCGGTGTCGATACCATGAAGAGCGAGTTCGATATCCTCTCGGTTGCAACCGGTGCATCAGCCTGTGCAACAGAATATATCCTGGAACTCGACGGATTCAACGCACCGATGATCGTTGATCTCCTCACCAAGCGCTTCCACAACCTCGTCCAGCTCAACCCGACCAGGGGTGCTGCTGCTGAACTGCATAACTGCGACTTCATGGATATGCTCTACCGGGGATGGAAGATCCTTGACCGGGCACGGAGAGGAACTGCCGGATCAGGCGAGAAGCTCGTCCCGAAAGTGGCTGGCTGTGAGATCGATCTCTCTCCGATACACGAGAACGAGGTGCTGATGAACCCGCAATGGTATGCATACCCCGCCTGTGCCATCACCGTGAGGGCATCAGCCCTGATGCGGCTCTCAGACTACCCGTGCCTGCTGACAAGTGAGCCGGTAACTGCCACGATGATGACCAATATCATCGCCCTCAACAAGGAATGGGCAGCAGCCCCGGTTCGTGCCTGCAAGGATTGTGCAGCCGCATGCCTTGTTGACTTCAGGCACCAGTACTGTGAATACAAGGATGCAGTCTGA
- a CDS encoding DUF2180 family protein, translated as MKCYICAEQGKDTDAVAICIVCGMGVCMDHAIREEIEKWEGGYPFPAKKLKLSIPRILCPPCYNAMKS; from the coding sequence ATGAAATGCTATATCTGTGCAGAACAGGGAAAAGACACCGATGCTGTTGCAATCTGTATTGTATGCGGCATGGGTGTCTGTATGGACCATGCAATACGGGAAGAGATCGAGAAATGGGAGGGTGGATATCCCTTCCCGGCAAAGAAGCTCAAACTGAGCATCCCACGCATTCTCTGCCCTCCATGCTATAATGCAATGAAATCGTGA
- a CDS encoding MIP/aquaporin family protein: protein MSLLKKCVAELIGTFMLVFFGAGAAAITLMLAKGEQPMSDFSIGIGYLGGLGDWLAIGLAFGLVIAASIYALGRISGAHINPAVTIALWATKRFPTREVPPYIIAQLIGATMASVLFFACAGPESVTTGGLGATAPFPGITYSQAILVEAIGTFLLMLVIMGVAVDKRAPEGFAGLTIGLTVAGIITTIGNISGSAINPARTFGPYVGNTLFGGDNLWEFFPIYVIGPIAGALVAVFLYDWLNSE, encoded by the coding sequence ATGTCTCTACTGAAAAAATGTGTTGCTGAGCTTATCGGAACATTTATGCTCGTCTTCTTTGGAGCAGGTGCAGCCGCAATAACCCTGATGCTTGCAAAAGGAGAACAACCCATGTCTGATTTTAGTATCGGTATTGGGTATCTCGGTGGACTTGGGGACTGGCTTGCCATCGGTCTTGCCTTTGGTCTTGTAATAGCCGCTTCCATTTACGCACTCGGAAGAATATCCGGCGCCCATATCAACCCGGCTGTAACGATTGCACTCTGGGCAACAAAACGGTTCCCAACCAGAGAAGTGCCACCCTATATCATCGCCCAGCTCATCGGAGCAACTATGGCAAGTGTTCTCTTCTTTGCCTGCGCAGGTCCTGAATCGGTCACCACCGGCGGACTTGGTGCAACTGCCCCCTTCCCGGGTATCACCTATAGCCAGGCGATCCTGGTTGAGGCCATTGGAACATTCCTCCTGATGCTTGTCATCATGGGGGTGGCAGTTGATAAACGGGCACCCGAGGGCTTTGCAGGGCTGACCATCGGTCTTACGGTAGCAGGTATCATCACCACAATCGGAAACATTTCAGGTTCAGCAATCAATCCGGCCCGTACATTTGGCCCCTATGTCGGAAACACCCTTTTCGGCGGTGATAACCTCTGGGAGTTCTTCCCGATCTATGTCATTGGCCCGATAGCTGGTGCACTGGTTGCAGTATTCCTCTATGACTGGCTGAACTCTGAGTAA
- a CDS encoding flavodoxin family protein, which produces MATVILMNASPRAGGNTECLLEECRKAIEAEGVGTKIISLRGKQIASCIACYSCKKTGKCALDDGVNEMIEEIRSADGLVLASPVYFGTARGDLMAAIQRIGMVSRGNDQFLSRMVGGPIAVARRGGHTATIQELLMFYLINDMIVCGSTYWNMAFGKEAGEVQSDTEGLDTIRRFGENVGFCVQKLKK; this is translated from the coding sequence ATGGCAACAGTAATCCTGATGAACGCAAGCCCCCGTGCAGGGGGGAATACCGAATGTCTGCTTGAAGAATGCAGAAAGGCAATCGAGGCAGAAGGTGTCGGAACAAAAATTATCAGCCTCCGGGGAAAGCAGATAGCATCCTGCATTGCATGCTACTCCTGCAAAAAGACCGGGAAATGTGCACTTGATGATGGTGTGAACGAGATGATCGAGGAGATCCGCTCGGCCGATGGCCTGGTTCTTGCAAGCCCGGTCTATTTTGGAACGGCACGTGGAGATCTGATGGCTGCCATCCAGAGGATCGGTATGGTGTCGCGTGGGAATGACCAGTTCCTCTCACGAATGGTCGGCGGACCAATTGCAGTAGCACGAAGAGGCGGGCACACGGCGACGATCCAGGAACTCCTGATGTTCTATCTTATCAATGACATGATCGTCTGCGGATCAACCTACTGGAACATGGCCTTTGGCAAAGAAGCCGGTGAAGTGCAGTCAGATACCGAAGGACTTGACACTATCCGGAGATTTGGAGAGAATGTCGGGTTCTGTGTACAAAAGCTAAAAAAATAA
- a CDS encoding DUF473 domain-containing protein: protein MNVAALTGISPQVITDLKQGKPRTIELQSAHNIVTLSEVNPGDHLFLTHVAPEDLSTGDSGIILEVQAVSISMKRMVEFSHGSFFEERERTSARVKLRYCGTSIIKSVIENSYCKATTVDVIKCTCFHAV from the coding sequence ATGAATGTTGCAGCATTAACAGGTATTTCTCCACAGGTTATTACCGATCTGAAACAGGGCAAACCACGTACCATTGAACTCCAGAGCGCACATAATATCGTGACACTCTCGGAGGTTAATCCGGGAGATCATCTCTTTCTGACACACGTAGCCCCAGAAGATCTCTCAACCGGAGACTCAGGCATTATCCTGGAGGTTCAGGCGGTATCAATCTCCATGAAACGGATGGTGGAGTTTTCGCATGGGTCATTTTTTGAGGAACGTGAACGAACGTCTGCACGGGTGAAGCTGCGGTACTGTGGCACCTCAATTATCAAAAGCGTCATCGAGAATAGCTATTGCAAGGCCACAACCGTGGATGTTATCAAATGCACCTGCTTCCATGCGGTATAA
- a CDS encoding proteasome assembly chaperone family protein, translated as MSKETSDLKIISRDLSRKGSVVMMGFPGSGLVGSIALQYMVEQLEFEHIGDITSRFFPPMSMMQKGVINAAVRIYEKEQYTAVIADIPIHPTICYEVANGILDWLDQFDIKEIVTIAGIITNESEKRVFGVASNAESVEKIEDHAIILPMGSISGIAASLLTECKLRKIPCIGLLGETVNNPDPRAAISAVEVLNELYELNVDTNPLLEQAEEIEATMQQFAEEVQSSEVPQKKENLPMYG; from the coding sequence ATGTCCAAAGAAACAAGTGATCTCAAGATCATCTCACGTGATCTCAGTCGGAAGGGATCTGTTGTGATGATGGGTTTTCCAGGCTCTGGCCTTGTAGGGAGTATCGCTCTGCAGTATATGGTTGAACAACTTGAGTTCGAGCATATCGGTGATATCACAAGCCGCTTCTTCCCCCCGATGTCGATGATGCAGAAGGGGGTTATCAATGCAGCTGTCCGGATCTATGAAAAAGAGCAGTATACTGCTGTTATTGCAGATATCCCGATTCATCCGACGATCTGTTACGAGGTGGCAAATGGCATCCTTGACTGGCTTGATCAGTTCGATATCAAAGAAATCGTAACGATTGCAGGCATTATCACAAACGAGTCCGAAAAGAGGGTTTTTGGGGTGGCGAGCAATGCCGAATCAGTTGAAAAAATCGAAGACCACGCCATCATCCTCCCGATGGGAAGCATCTCCGGGATAGCCGCAAGCCTCCTCACAGAGTGCAAGTTACGGAAGATTCCCTGTATCGGGCTCCTTGGAGAGACCGTGAACAATCCGGATCCACGTGCGGCGATATCTGCTGTTGAGGTACTCAATGAGCTGTATGAACTGAATGTTGATACAAACCCGCTCCTTGAACAGGCAGAGGAGATCGAGGCGACGATGCAGCAGTTTGCTGAGGAAGTGCAGTCTTCGGAAGTACCCCAGAAGAAGGAAAATCTGCCGATGTATGGGTGA
- a CDS encoding DUF5611 family protein has protein sequence MQEYPVKRGQTKDLVERMVRGLRETFGAEPVEQDGRYRIAYGALKRLEVWPGEKNKTVFVDTESDINADDDLILDTNKKFRLYLDLLTGFSTKERVKRAKPKEE, from the coding sequence ATGCAGGAATACCCAGTAAAGCGAGGACAGACAAAAGATCTTGTCGAGAGGATGGTTCGCGGACTCCGGGAAACATTCGGAGCCGAGCCGGTGGAGCAGGACGGACGCTACCGGATTGCGTATGGCGCTCTCAAAAGGCTGGAAGTATGGCCGGGTGAGAAGAACAAGACTGTTTTTGTCGATACAGAATCCGATATCAACGCTGATGACGACCTTATCCTGGATACCAACAAAAAATTCAGGCTCTACCTTGATCTCCTCACCGGATTCTCCACAAAAGAGCGTGTGAAACGGGCAAAGCCAAAAGAAGAATAA
- the leuS gene encoding leucine--tRNA ligase: MRSFESDPSGKEKCYINVAYPYPSGAMHVGHGRTYIVPDVIARFWRMRGRQVLYPMAFHVTGSPVIGISKRIARGDEQTISLYRDVYNVPRDILSKFSDPLAIVEHFSDEYERVMRRVGLSIDWRRRFTTIIPQYSKFIEWQFHHLYLQNRVVKGEHPVKYCPQCENPVGDHDLLEGDAAEIVKFIFVHFQADGFLIPCATLRPETIYGVTNLWINPGVRYVTALVDGTTWLLSREAADKLALQKHDVEITGEMAGSDLVDTTVTHPLSGEVRILPADFVDPDMGSGIVMSVPAHAPYDYIALADLQADGLYTDIKPVPLIRVDGYGEIPAMEAVLRRGIKNQLDPAMDEITQEVYAAEFSRGKLLPLCGVHAGKSVRSAREDLAEVMEREYESIWFYDFDQQPVVCRCGSRAYVRILDDQWFLTYSDPEWKREVHDQVEKVAFVPPEVRVEFDRTVDWLKDWACTRRVGLGTKVPWDPDWLIEPLSDSTVYMAYYTIAHKISAIPAEKLTPAVFDYIFLGRGNPEGVEQATLDELRAEFLYWYPYDYRFSAKDLISNHLTFQLFHHRAIFPDELQPKGMVVFGMGLLDGAKMSSSKGNVFLLDDAADEFGADTVRMFLVGSAEPWQDFDWRNELVLSTKKQIERFVGYVNDHTAHGDGGDMDHWLASRLQQRIARTTEALELFQTRQALQEAYFGIESDLKWYRRRLPANTPGGAVLRDVASAWVRLLAPIIPFTCEELWQGLGESGSVSFAEWPVSRPDLIRPDLELAEELTGRTIEDIESIQKILPITPEKVTLFLAPEWKLDVFRKVATAADPRMVTKELMKDEAMRTRGKDAVNTITQVTKLIHSLPPQLVASIQSQMFDEHAIFTQAAAFLEEEFSVAVDIQAAEESSHPKAKMALPFKPAIVVE; this comes from the coding sequence ATGAGATCGTTTGAATCAGATCCTTCAGGAAAGGAGAAGTGCTACATCAATGTCGCCTATCCCTACCCAAGCGGGGCAATGCATGTTGGTCATGGCAGAACCTATATTGTACCTGATGTCATTGCACGGTTCTGGAGGATGAGAGGACGGCAGGTCCTCTATCCGATGGCGTTCCATGTCACGGGATCGCCTGTTATCGGGATCTCAAAGCGGATTGCCCGCGGAGATGAGCAGACCATCTCTCTCTACCGCGATGTCTATAACGTCCCCCGCGATATCCTCTCCAAATTTTCTGATCCTCTCGCAATTGTTGAGCACTTTTCAGATGAGTATGAGCGGGTGATGCGGCGGGTCGGTCTCTCCATCGACTGGCGGAGACGGTTTACCACGATCATCCCGCAGTACTCAAAATTCATCGAATGGCAGTTTCATCATCTCTATTTGCAGAACCGGGTTGTCAAGGGAGAACACCCGGTCAAGTATTGTCCCCAGTGCGAGAACCCTGTTGGGGATCATGATCTGCTTGAAGGAGATGCTGCAGAGATTGTGAAGTTCATCTTCGTTCATTTCCAGGCTGATGGTTTCCTGATACCTTGTGCGACACTCAGGCCGGAGACGATCTACGGGGTGACGAACCTCTGGATCAACCCGGGTGTCAGGTATGTCACAGCCCTGGTTGATGGAACCACCTGGCTTCTCTCACGGGAAGCAGCCGATAAACTCGCATTGCAGAAACATGATGTGGAGATCACAGGGGAGATGGCGGGATCTGATCTGGTTGATACGACTGTAACCCATCCGCTCTCCGGTGAAGTCCGGATACTGCCTGCTGATTTTGTCGATCCGGATATGGGATCCGGTATCGTCATGAGTGTGCCGGCACATGCTCCCTATGATTATATCGCGCTTGCAGATCTCCAGGCAGACGGACTCTATACCGATATCAAACCGGTTCCGCTCATCAGGGTGGACGGGTATGGTGAGATCCCGGCTATGGAGGCTGTTCTCCGTCGTGGTATCAAAAACCAGCTTGATCCGGCGATGGACGAGATCACCCAGGAAGTGTATGCTGCTGAGTTTTCACGGGGAAAACTGCTTCCACTCTGTGGTGTGCATGCCGGAAAAAGTGTCCGGTCAGCACGGGAGGATCTTGCAGAGGTGATGGAGCGGGAGTATGAATCGATCTGGTTCTATGACTTTGACCAGCAGCCGGTTGTCTGCAGGTGCGGAAGCAGGGCGTATGTCCGTATTCTGGATGATCAGTGGTTCCTCACCTACAGTGACCCTGAATGGAAAAGAGAGGTGCATGACCAGGTAGAGAAGGTTGCTTTTGTTCCGCCTGAGGTGCGTGTGGAATTTGACCGCACTGTCGACTGGCTGAAGGACTGGGCATGCACACGCCGGGTTGGCCTTGGCACAAAGGTTCCCTGGGATCCGGACTGGCTCATCGAACCCTTATCTGATTCGACCGTCTACATGGCATACTATACTATCGCACACAAAATCAGTGCGATACCTGCTGAAAAACTCACTCCCGCCGTCTTTGATTACATCTTCCTTGGTCGTGGAAATCCGGAGGGAGTTGAGCAGGCAACCCTTGATGAGCTGAGAGCCGAGTTCCTCTACTGGTATCCATATGACTACAGGTTCTCTGCAAAAGATCTCATCTCGAACCACCTGACATTCCAGCTCTTCCACCACCGGGCAATCTTCCCCGATGAACTCCAGCCAAAGGGTATGGTTGTCTTCGGCATGGGGCTGCTTGATGGGGCGAAGATGTCGTCAAGTAAAGGAAACGTCTTCCTCCTTGATGATGCGGCAGACGAGTTTGGCGCAGATACTGTCAGGATGTTTCTGGTTGGCTCAGCTGAACCATGGCAGGATTTTGACTGGAGAAATGAGCTTGTTTTGTCGACCAAAAAACAGATTGAACGGTTTGTCGGGTATGTAAATGATCACACCGCTCATGGCGATGGAGGAGATATGGATCACTGGCTTGCATCCCGTCTCCAGCAGCGCATAGCCAGAACGACAGAAGCTCTTGAACTCTTCCAGACCAGGCAGGCTCTCCAGGAGGCATATTTTGGTATTGAGTCTGATCTCAAATGGTACCGGAGACGGCTGCCTGCCAATACACCAGGAGGAGCGGTGCTCAGGGATGTTGCCAGTGCCTGGGTGAGGCTGCTTGCACCCATAATCCCCTTCACCTGCGAGGAGCTCTGGCAGGGTCTTGGAGAGAGCGGGTCTGTCTCATTTGCAGAATGGCCGGTGTCAAGGCCTGATCTGATCAGGCCTGACCTTGAGCTTGCAGAAGAGCTGACCGGCCGGACCATAGAGGATATTGAGTCGATTCAAAAGATCCTCCCGATTACACCGGAGAAGGTCACCCTCTTCCTTGCGCCTGAGTGGAAGCTGGATGTCTTCAGAAAGGTTGCTACTGCTGCTGATCCCAGAATGGTGACAAAAGAGCTGATGAAAGATGAGGCCATGCGGACACGTGGAAAAGATGCTGTGAACACGATCACGCAGGTGACAAAACTGATTCACAGCCTGCCGCCGCAGCTTGTTGCAAGCATCCAGTCACAGATGTTTGATGAGCATGCAATATTTACACAGGCTGCAGCTTTTCTTGAGGAGGAGTTCTCTGTTGCAGTGGATATACAGGCAGCAGAAGAGAGCAGCCATCCGAAGGCGAAGATGGCTCTTCCGTTCAAACCGGCAATTGTGGTTGAGTAG